The Candidatus Cloacimonadota bacterium genome window below encodes:
- a CDS encoding rRNA pseudouridine synthase → MRINRYLAKCSLGSRREVEDLITEGKIFVNQKLCKDLATDINVGIDVVTYENKVVTPSEKMLYLALNKPRGYIVTKSDEYKRQTIFDILPKFDVNLFSVGRLDKDSEGLLLLTNDGDFADKIMHPRYKLSKIYKVEVKGMIRNEDLRKLQEGMIIDGEKTLPARVFIKKSDANSTILRFTIYEGKNRQIRKMLETLGYKVISLKRLQIAGIKLDDLPTGMFRPLKPREIRSILEEEQPDKQKKRSGTRKTTLSSREAKEREYRKPSYTKERTEKSYPKSSEAKQGKRPDGYAPFSRERRDRDRIDNRRDDDRKANRKGRESYRDRDKSYTEKSSYRDKAGYQGKKGTFSDKRFKRDATTGDRNKPEMKDNKRRTTSGIRKRKV, encoded by the coding sequence ATGAGAATAAACAGATATTTGGCAAAATGTAGTCTTGGTTCGAGACGCGAAGTAGAAGATCTGATCACTGAGGGGAAGATCTTCGTTAATCAAAAACTTTGTAAAGACTTAGCAACTGATATCAATGTGGGAATTGATGTAGTGACTTATGAAAACAAGGTTGTTACTCCCAGTGAGAAGATGCTATACTTAGCCCTCAATAAACCTCGAGGTTATATCGTAACCAAAAGTGATGAATATAAAAGGCAGACAATCTTTGATATTTTACCCAAATTCGATGTTAATCTCTTTTCTGTCGGCAGACTTGATAAGGATTCTGAAGGGTTATTACTTTTAACGAATGATGGTGATTTTGCTGATAAGATCATGCATCCACGTTATAAATTATCGAAAATATACAAGGTCGAAGTCAAAGGTATGATCAGAAATGAAGACCTCCGTAAATTACAGGAAGGAATGATCATTGACGGTGAAAAGACGTTACCGGCAAGAGTCTTTATCAAGAAGAGCGATGCCAACTCAACGATACTGAGATTTACTATATATGAAGGCAAGAACAGACAGATCCGTAAGATGTTAGAAACATTGGGATATAAAGTAATAAGCTTGAAGCGGCTACAGATTGCCGGAATAAAGTTAGATGATCTCCCCACAGGTATGTTTAGACCTCTAAAACCGCGGGAAATACGTTCCATCTTAGAAGAAGAGCAACCGGACAAACAAAAGAAGAGAAGTGGAACTAGAAAAACTACACTTAGCTCTCGAGAAGCAAAAGAGAGAGAGTATCGGAAACCCTCATATACTAAAGAACGAACTGAAAAAAGTTATCCTAAGAGCTCAGAAGCAAAACAAGGTAAAAGACCAGATGGTTATGCTCCATTTTCACGAGAACGACGGGATAGAGACAGAATTGATAACCGTAGAGATGATGATAGAAAAGCCAACAGAAAAGGTAGAGAGTCATATCGGGATAGAGATAAGAGTTATACTGAGAAATCATCTTACAGGGACAAAGCAGGTTATCAAGGAAAGAAAGGAACATTTTCAGACAAGAGATTCAAGAGAGATGCTACTACTGGTGACCGGAACAAACCGGAAATGAAAGATAATAAAAGACGAACCACTTCAGGCATTCGTAAGAGAAAGGTCTAA
- a CDS encoding YchF family ATPase, giving the protein MQLGLIGLPNRGKTTVFNVLTGFNAQTGYFHKNEPNIAVVEVLDPRVTTLSELYKPQKTTYSIIEVIDFPGDEEETQKMRFDSPQMKQLDALCLVLRNFDDQVLNQSIGEPDPLKELQEIESEMLINDMQVAEKRLDKVRLNLQRGVRSAENQYEEKVLEKVVNILNAEKPLRTAELLPEEEKVIRGFQLLTIKQVMIIINSDENRLGKNTNLLEQFHQMGYEAIDIAGKFEMELLSLEPDDAELFLYEMGISVLARDKIIQMAYRVLGYISFFTVSNKEVRSWTITKGDNAQEAAGKIHSDMERGFIRAECFHYNDLIEYGSEKALKEKGKIRVEGKSYIVNDGDVLFIRFSV; this is encoded by the coding sequence ATGCAATTAGGATTGATCGGACTACCAAACAGAGGCAAGACAACGGTCTTCAACGTTTTAACAGGTTTTAATGCCCAGACAGGTTATTTTCATAAGAATGAACCTAACATTGCTGTAGTGGAAGTACTGGATCCGAGAGTAACAACTTTATCGGAGCTCTATAAACCCCAGAAAACAACCTATTCTATCATAGAAGTTATTGATTTTCCGGGAGATGAAGAAGAAACCCAAAAAATGAGATTTGATTCACCTCAGATGAAGCAATTAGATGCACTCTGCTTAGTTTTACGCAATTTTGATGATCAGGTACTTAACCAGTCAATAGGAGAGCCGGATCCTTTAAAAGAGTTGCAAGAGATAGAAAGCGAGATGCTGATCAATGATATGCAGGTTGCCGAGAAGCGTTTAGATAAAGTCAGATTGAATTTGCAAAGGGGAGTCAGATCAGCAGAAAACCAATATGAAGAGAAAGTATTAGAAAAGGTCGTCAATATCTTAAACGCAGAGAAACCATTGAGAACCGCTGAACTACTTCCAGAAGAAGAGAAAGTAATCAGAGGATTTCAGTTATTGACAATCAAGCAGGTGATGATAATCATAAACTCTGATGAGAACAGATTGGGAAAGAATACCAACTTACTTGAGCAATTTCACCAGATGGGCTACGAGGCGATCGACATAGCAGGGAAATTTGAGATGGAATTGCTTAGTCTGGAGCCAGACGACGCAGAACTGTTTCTCTACGAAATGGGCATCAGTGTTTTAGCCAGAGACAAGATCATACAAATGGCATATAGGGTACTCGGATACATCAGTTTTTTCACGGTAAGCAACAAAGAGGTCAGATCATGGACTATCACAAAGGGTGATAATGCTCAGGAAGCAGCAGGAAAGATCCATTCTGATATGGAGCGGGGCTTTATCAGAGCAGAGTGTTTTCATTACAACGATCTGATTGAGTATGGTTCTGAGAAGGCATTAAAAGAGAAAGGTAAGATCCGCGTTGAAGGTAAAAGTTACATAGTAAATGATGGTGATGTATTATTTATCAGATTTAGTGTTTAG
- a CDS encoding PTS sugar transporter subunit IIA → MKKNLLTVNETAKLLKVSPNVIKEMINDNVFKAVKSGNTQKINKSDIDEWLAKLNESEEQMLALKRTVCRFQDYFLPEYINMNFEADNKYEAIAKMSIMAKELKIVRDQRWLYEVVVAREELVSTAVGKGVALLHPRHHHPSKIKKPSILFGRCEQGVEFDAPDNESVTLFFMLLLHNDKQHLFSLSYISKFIMKDENLQALKNAKNPEEVVNLLTLHK, encoded by the coding sequence ATGAAAAAAAATCTGCTCACTGTTAATGAGACTGCTAAATTACTGAAAGTTAGCCCTAATGTGATAAAAGAAATGATCAATGATAATGTCTTTAAAGCAGTTAAATCAGGTAACACACAAAAGATAAATAAAAGTGATATAGATGAATGGTTGGCAAAATTGAATGAAAGTGAAGAACAGATGCTGGCTCTGAAAAGAACTGTTTGTAGATTCCAAGATTATTTTCTGCCGGAATACATCAATATGAACTTCGAAGCGGATAATAAATACGAAGCTATAGCAAAGATGTCCATCATGGCTAAAGAACTGAAAATCGTACGCGATCAAAGATGGCTTTATGAAGTTGTCGTTGCTCGTGAAGAATTGGTTTCAACTGCTGTAGGTAAAGGGGTTGCCTTATTGCATCCCAGACACCATCACCCCTCTAAAATTAAGAAACCTTCCATTCTGTTCGGGAGATGTGAACAGGGCGTAGAGTTCGATGCACCTGATAATGAATCTGTAACCCTTTTCTTTATGCTACTGCTACACAATGATAAGCAACATCTCTTCTCTCTTTCCTATATCTCCAAGTTTATCATGAAAGATGAGAATTTACAGGCACTTAAGAATGCTAAAAATCCGGAAGAAGTAGTTAACTTATTGACCCTTCATAAATAA
- the purE gene encoding 5-(carboxyamino)imidazole ribonucleotide mutase yields MQKLVRVILGSKSDMAIGEDIKTYLEKFAIPYDFYVSSAHRNPEATMKLAHNAHQEGIKVIIAVAGMAAHLPGVVAAHTPLPVIGVPVKGNSLSGEDALYSIVQMPVGVPVATVAINGGKNAAILACQILGSSDDNYLKKMLEFKSELANG; encoded by the coding sequence ATGCAGAAGTTAGTTAGAGTGATATTAGGCAGCAAGTCCGATATGGCAATTGGCGAAGATATAAAAACTTATCTCGAAAAATTTGCTATCCCCTATGACTTTTATGTTTCATCAGCTCATCGTAATCCTGAAGCAACTATGAAGTTAGCTCATAATGCTCATCAAGAAGGAATTAAAGTGATCATAGCAGTAGCCGGTATGGCAGCCCATCTACCAGGTGTAGTAGCAGCTCATACTCCTCTGCCTGTTATTGGAGTTCCGGTAAAGGGCAATAGCTTGTCGGGTGAAGATGCTCTCTATTCTATAGTTCAGATGCCGGTAGGTGTTCCGGTCGCAACAGTAGCTATTAATGGTGGTAAAAACGCCGCTATTCTTGCCTGCCAGATTTTGGGTTCGAGTGATGATAATTACTTGAAGAAAATGTTGGAATTCAAATCAGAGTTGGCAAACGGCTGA